The following are encoded in a window of Bacillus xiapuensis genomic DNA:
- a CDS encoding SDR family NAD(P)-dependent oxidoreductase: MDLQLQDKNVLITGGSKGIGKAIARVFVSEGANVGIAARDIQALESAKAELGGKVAVYSADVAKSEERKELIQSFVSEHKTVDVLINNAGGSSGGAATETEMDVFYQAMELNYFSAVHLSKLAIEHMKRAGKGAIINITSVFGRESGGKVTYNNAKSALISYTKALADEVIADGIRVNSIAPGSILHETGNWKKRFEKDPEKIRAFVKREIPAGRFGTPEEIANVAAFLASDKASWIVGASINVDGGQSRMNF; encoded by the coding sequence ATGGATTTGCAATTACAGGATAAAAACGTATTAATCACCGGAGGATCAAAAGGAATCGGCAAGGCGATTGCCCGCGTGTTTGTGTCTGAGGGAGCGAATGTGGGCATCGCCGCGCGCGATATTCAGGCTTTAGAGAGCGCGAAAGCTGAGCTTGGAGGGAAGGTTGCTGTTTATTCAGCGGATGTGGCAAAGTCTGAAGAGCGAAAAGAGCTGATTCAATCGTTTGTATCCGAGCATAAAACGGTGGATGTGCTCATTAATAACGCCGGCGGCAGCAGCGGCGGAGCAGCCACAGAGACAGAGATGGACGTATTTTATCAAGCGATGGAGTTAAATTACTTCTCGGCCGTTCACTTAAGCAAATTAGCCATAGAGCATATGAAACGGGCGGGGAAAGGAGCAATCATTAATATTACATCTGTCTTCGGCAGGGAAAGCGGGGGAAAGGTGACTTATAACAATGCCAAGTCTGCGCTGATCAGCTACACAAAGGCGTTGGCGGACGAAGTGATAGCGGATGGAATTCGCGTGAACAGCATTGCTCCCGGAAGCATCTTACATGAAACGGGCAACTGGAAAAAGCGCTTCGAGAAAGATCCTGAAAAAATTCGGGCGTTCGTCAAGCGTGAAATTCCTGCGGGTCGATTTGGCACACCGGAAGAAATTGCAAATGTCGCCGCTTTCCTCGCCTCCGACAAAGCTTCTTGGATCGTTGGAGCTAGCATCAACGTCGATGGCGGACAGTCCAGAATGAATTTTTAA
- a CDS encoding efflux RND transporter permease subunit, which produces MQNIIQFSLKNKFAVWLMTIIVAAAGLYAGTTMKLETIPNINTPLVSVMTVYPGAAPEQVADKVSEPIEKRVQNLDGVTNVSSTSFQNASSIQIEYNFDKDMEKAQAEVKEELSKLELPEGVEEPEISRLSLNAFPIMSLSISDSKQSLEELTKTVEETVLPEIEGVEGISSAQISGQEVKEVHIQFDDQKMKQYGLQEETVKNMIKGSSVTMPLGLYTFKNTEKSVVVDGNIANLEDLKTMKIPAVPSAQEQAPPGGMSPSNPPAAGDVPSVELQDIASIELTGEAESISRTNGETSIGMQIVKAADANTVDVVNAVKEKVKELEKEIDGLKITTIFDQGEPIEKSVETMLSKAIFGAIFAVLIILLFLRNFRTTVISVISIPLSLLIAILLLKQMDITLNMMTLGAMTVAIGRVIDDSIVVIENIFRRMSLADEKLSGKELIVAATKQMFVPIASSTIVTIAVFLPLGLVKGPVGEMFLPFALTIVFSLLASLLIAITIVPLMAHSLFKKELAKGLTQKEKKPSRLAAFYKRVLNWSLNHKVITSAIAVLLLVGSLALVPIIGVSFLPSDEEKMVVATYKPEPGQTLDEVEKVAGKAEKLLKERDQVVTYQFSAGGENPMNPGDSNSAMFFVEYDKDTKDFEKEKENVIKDLQKLTDKGEWASQDFSGMGASNSLSMLVYGETEEDIQPVVAELEAVFQEHSSLKNVKTSLSESYEEYTLKANQEKLSKLGLTAAQIGMGLSDPNKNQVLTTVKESGKEIEVYVQADKEEYQSIDDLTKQTIQSPLGMEVPIKEVTEVKEGRTSDTVTRRNGRIYAEVSGEITSKDVAKVSADIQKEADQLKLPANVELSMGGVTEDINESFTQLGLAMLAAIAIVYLILVITFGGALAPFAILFSLPFTIIGGLVGLLVAGETLSVSAMIGALMLIGIVVTNAIVLVDRVIHKENEGMSTREALLEAGGTRLRPILMTAIATIGALAPLAVGLEGSGLISKGLGVTVIGGLTSSTLLTLLIVPIVYESLMKVKKRIKKTN; this is translated from the coding sequence ATGCAAAACATTATTCAGTTTTCCTTGAAGAATAAATTTGCCGTTTGGCTGATGACGATCATCGTGGCGGCGGCAGGTTTATATGCCGGGACTACTATGAAGCTGGAAACCATTCCAAATATCAATACGCCGCTCGTGTCCGTCATGACCGTGTATCCCGGCGCGGCACCGGAACAAGTAGCTGATAAGGTGTCAGAGCCGATCGAGAAAAGGGTGCAAAATTTGGACGGCGTCACGAACGTCAGCTCTACTTCCTTTCAAAATGCTTCCTCGATTCAAATTGAATACAATTTCGATAAAGACATGGAGAAAGCCCAAGCGGAAGTAAAGGAAGAATTAAGCAAGCTGGAGCTGCCGGAGGGGGTGGAGGAGCCTGAAATCTCCCGCCTTAGCTTAAATGCCTTTCCGATCATGTCTTTAAGTATTTCAGACAGCAAGCAGTCTTTGGAGGAATTAACCAAAACAGTCGAAGAGACAGTGCTGCCTGAAATTGAAGGGGTTGAAGGGATTTCATCCGCTCAAATCTCAGGACAGGAAGTCAAAGAGGTTCATATTCAGTTTGACGATCAAAAAATGAAGCAATATGGTCTTCAGGAAGAAACCGTTAAGAATATGATTAAAGGTTCAAGCGTCACGATGCCGCTCGGATTATACACGTTTAAGAATACGGAAAAATCGGTCGTTGTTGACGGAAACATTGCTAACCTTGAAGATTTAAAAACTATGAAAATACCGGCTGTGCCATCGGCTCAAGAGCAGGCGCCGCCAGGGGGGATGTCTCCTTCCAATCCGCCAGCAGCCGGGGATGTCCCGTCAGTGGAACTGCAGGACATTGCTTCAATCGAATTAACTGGAGAAGCTGAATCCATTTCACGGACGAATGGGGAAACGTCCATCGGCATGCAAATTGTGAAAGCAGCCGATGCCAATACTGTGGATGTCGTCAATGCGGTCAAAGAAAAAGTAAAAGAATTAGAGAAAGAGATCGACGGTTTAAAGATCACTACAATTTTTGATCAAGGAGAACCGATTGAGAAATCAGTCGAAACGATGCTCAGCAAAGCTATTTTTGGAGCAATCTTTGCGGTTCTCATCATCCTGCTGTTTTTGCGCAATTTCCGCACGACCGTTATTTCTGTCATCTCTATTCCGCTGTCATTATTGATTGCGATTTTACTGCTAAAGCAAATGGATATTACCCTGAACATGATGACGCTAGGCGCGATGACGGTTGCCATCGGCCGGGTCATTGATGACTCAATCGTTGTTATTGAAAATATTTTCCGCCGGATGTCTCTTGCAGATGAAAAGCTGAGCGGCAAAGAGCTGATCGTTGCGGCGACGAAGCAAATGTTCGTTCCGATCGCTTCGTCGACAATCGTGACGATTGCCGTCTTTCTTCCATTAGGTCTTGTGAAGGGACCGGTCGGAGAAATGTTTTTGCCATTTGCCTTAACCATTGTCTTTTCTTTGCTGGCTTCGCTATTAATTGCGATTACCATTGTTCCTTTGATGGCACATTCTCTCTTTAAGAAGGAGCTGGCTAAAGGTCTGACTCAGAAGGAGAAGAAACCGAGCAGACTGGCCGCTTTTTATAAAAGAGTGCTTAATTGGTCGCTGAACCATAAAGTGATTACCTCCGCCATTGCGGTTCTTCTGCTGGTTGGAAGCCTGGCGCTTGTTCCGATAATCGGCGTCAGCTTCCTGCCTTCCGATGAAGAAAAGATGGTGGTCGCTACGTATAAACCGGAGCCGGGCCAAACGTTGGATGAGGTCGAAAAGGTAGCCGGAAAAGCAGAGAAGCTGCTGAAGGAGCGCGATCAAGTCGTCACCTACCAATTCTCAGCGGGTGGAGAAAATCCGATGAATCCGGGTGATTCCAATTCAGCCATGTTCTTCGTAGAATATGACAAGGACACGAAGGATTTTGAGAAAGAAAAAGAAAATGTGATAAAAGATCTGCAAAAATTGACGGATAAAGGCGAATGGGCGAGCCAGGACTTTAGCGGAATGGGAGCAAGCAACTCATTATCCATGCTTGTGTACGGAGAGACGGAAGAAGATATTCAGCCGGTTGTAGCTGAATTGGAGGCTGTGTTTCAAGAGCATTCCTCGCTGAAGAATGTGAAAACAAGCTTGTCTGAATCCTATGAAGAATACACGCTGAAAGCCAACCAGGAGAAATTAAGCAAGCTCGGCTTAACAGCTGCCCAGATCGGCATGGGACTATCCGACCCGAATAAAAATCAAGTGTTAACAACAGTGAAGGAAAGCGGCAAAGAAATTGAAGTGTATGTTCAAGCGGACAAAGAAGAATATCAAAGCATCGATGATTTAACGAAGCAAACGATTCAGTCGCCGCTTGGAATGGAAGTGCCGATTAAAGAAGTGACCGAAGTAAAAGAAGGCCGCACATCCGATACGGTGACGCGCCGAAACGGCCGGATTTACGCCGAAGTAAGCGGAGAAATCACCTCTAAGGACGTAGCAAAAGTCTCCGCAGATATTCAAAAAGAAGCCGATCAATTGAAGCTGCCGGCCAATGTTGAATTGTCAATGGGCGGTGTAACGGAAGATATTAATGAATCATTTACACAGCTTGGTCTAGCCATGCTGGCAGCGATTGCGATTGTGTATTTAATTCTTGTCATTACGTTCGGAGGAGCATTGGCGCCATTCGCCATTCTGTTCTCTTTGCCATTTACGATTATCGGCGGCCTTGTCGGCTTGCTTGTTGCCGGTGAAACGCTGAGTGTGTCAGCAATGATCGGCGCGTTAATGCTGATTGGGATTGTGGTTACGAATGCGATTGTGCTTGTGGATCGCGTCATTCATAAAGAAAATGAAGGAATGTCTACTAGAGAAGCTTTATTGGAGGCAGGAGGTACGCGCTTGCGTCCGATTCTGATGACGGCGATTGCTACTATCGGTGCGCTTGCTCCTCTCGCTGTAGGACTCGAAGGAAGCGGCCTTATTTCTAAAGGACTGGGTGTCACGGTCATTGGTGGATTAACCAGCTCTACGCTGTTAACCCTTTTGATCGTTCCAATTGTTTACGAAAGCTTAATGAAAGTGAAAAAACGCATAAAGAAAACCAATTGA